From the genome of Gammaproteobacteria bacterium:
GCGGCCGATGTGCGCGACCTCCGATTGCAGCACGACGACATACGGGTAAGTGCGGCGCGCCCGGGTGATTGGGTTCGCGAAGACCTCAAACTGCTTCATCGTCCGAGGCGAAATGCTCCCGGGCGAGATCGGCGAACGAGCCGTGCTTCTCGACGTAATCGTTGACGGCGGCCAAGTCGAGGCGAATTTCGGCGGCGAGCGCTTCGGCTCGGCGCCGCGCGACCTCGTTCGCGAGCGCTTCCTCCGCGACTTTCGATGTGTTCACGTTCAGCTCCTTGGCCTGCCGGTACAGCTCCGCGTCGATCGTAAGGCTCACCGTTCGCTTCGGCCCCTTCGCTTTTCCGGCGAAACCGCGCATAGCTCCTCCGTGTAGAGCACCGACAGCGTACGCCCGTGCAGAACACGTGTCGAGCACACGGGTTTTGCGCGGCCCGGCGGTTGCAGCCGGCCGGGCCGGCTTCTCTTTCCCGCGCTCGCTGGTGACCACGGCTCAGAGTACGGGCGGTGCCTGAATCCCGCCCGCGCCGGCGGGTTGACGCTGGGCGCTGCGGATGTGCGAGACTGGCTCGAGCGCGATGCTGCCCCGTGCTGCGAGTGCCGCGGCGCGGAAGGAGGACCATGAGGGGAGAGGCCGTTCCAGCCTGGGCGAGCTGGGTAGGGACCGTCGCCGTCGTCCTCGGCGTCTTGCTGACGGCCGAGCGCGGCACCGAGTGGATGAAGCAGGTGGTGATCGCGAATGCGACTCCGGTGAGCGGTCAGCTACCCGACGCCGAATGCCCGACCGACGAGCTGATCGAGGAAGGGTTGTCGGCGGCCGAGTGCGAGCAACTCGTCGCCAACGTGCGCAATCACATCGTCTCGGCGCCTCCTTGGTTCCCCGGTGTGCAGACGCTGTTGGCAGCTACGGCGACGATTCTGGCGCTCCTGTCGATCGGCGTCGGTGCGTCGCTGCTGGAAGGCCGCGCTTGGGCTCCCGGCGCGGCGGTCTATACGTTCGGGGCGCTCGCACTCGTGGACGCCGCGGGATTCGTGGCCGCCGTCAACGCGGGTCCGATCTTGCGTGACGCCTACTTGTGGGGGTTCCTGCTGTGGTTCTTCATTCATCTGATGATGACGATCGGCGTTGCTGCCGGTCGCGCGGGGGTGATTCGCCATGGATGATGCTCGAAACTGGGAAGCAACCGCGACGGACGACGCGTCCGACGGCGAGCTGACTCATGATGACGTCGAGCCCTACACCCGGACGGCCGTCGTCGTTCATTGGCTGATCGCGGTCGCGACGATTTTTCTTTTCGCGTCGAGCTGGTGGATGCTCGCATTGCCGCTGCCGTCGGACGACTTCACGTTCCGCGAGTTTCCGTTCCAGCTCCACAAGAATCTCGGCCTGACCATCGTCGTGCTGCTCGGCGTGCTGCTGTATGTGCGGCTCAAGCACCGGACGAGGGCGACGCGCTCTGCCGAGATGCGCCCCTGGATGCGCACGCTCGCCGCGGTCGATCACGTCGCGCTCTACGTGCTGATCCTGGCCGCCTGCGTCAGCGGCTACCTGTCGTCGTCCTACAGCGGATGGGCGACGACCTTGTGGTGGTCCGTCGACCTGCCGCATTGGGGCTACGAGAACGAGGAGCTCAACATCCTCTACTCGGACATCCACCTTTGGACGTGCTGGGCGCTGCTCGCGGTCATCGCCGTGCACGTCAGCGGTGCGCTGTATCACGGATTCCGCAACGACGGGATCGTGCGGCGAATGCTGCATCTGTAAAAGCGAGTGCTGCGACGCCGCAGCCTAGATCTCCACCGACCACTCGCTCCGTTCGAGGATCTTCCGGACCCGATCGAGGAACGCGGCGGAGTATGCGCCGTCGACGGCGCGGTGATCGAACGATTGCGCGAGGATGCCGACGGGACGAATCGCGATCGCGTCGCCTTCCGGTTGCTCGATCACCACAGGCTTCTTGCGCACGCCGTCGGTGGAGAGGATCGCGACCTGCGGCTGGTTGATGATCGGCGCGGTGATCAGCGTGCCGAACGTGCCGGAGTTCGAAAGCGTGTAGGTGCCGCCGGAGAGGTCGTCGGGCTTGAGCCGGCCCTGCCGTGCGCGGGACGCGACGTCCTGAATCGCCTCCGCAAGCTGCGCGACCGACCGGGTCTCGGCCGAGTGGATCACGGGAGCGACGAGCCCTTCGGGGCCCAGGTCCACGGCGATCGCGAGATTGACCTGCTCGTGCAGCACGAGCGAGTCGCCGTCGACGCTCGCGTTCAGGTGCGGGAACTCGCGCAGCGCCTCGCAGACCGCGCTCGCGATGAACGGCAGGTACGTCAGCGAATAACCGTGTCTGCCGCGCCACGCCTCGCGCACCGCCTTCCGAACGCGATCGACGTTCGCGAAGTCGACCTCGACGGCCTGCAGCACGTGCGGGCTCGTGGCCTTCGAGCGCACCATGTGCTCGGCCGTGAGCTTGCGGATGCGATTGAACGGCACGACGCCGCCCTGAAGCGAGACCGGCGCCCGGGCACGGCCGGTGTCGCGAAGGGCGGCAGGCTCCGCGGCCGGGCGCGGCGCGGCGCCGGGCGTTCCCGTTTGCGGGCGCGCCCCGGGCGACGGCCCGCGCTCTGCGGCCGGGGGATTCTGGAGA
Proteins encoded in this window:
- a CDS encoding type II toxin-antitoxin system CcdA family antitoxin → MSLTIDAELYRQAKELNVNTSKVAEEALANEVARRRAEALAAEIRLDLAAVNDYVEKHGSFADLAREHFASDDEAV
- a CDS encoding cytochrome b/b6 domain-containing protein, translating into MDDARNWEATATDDASDGELTHDDVEPYTRTAVVVHWLIAVATIFLFASSWWMLALPLPSDDFTFREFPFQLHKNLGLTIVVLLGVLLYVRLKHRTRATRSAEMRPWMRTLAAVDHVALYVLILAACVSGYLSSSYSGWATTLWWSVDLPHWGYENEELNILYSDIHLWTCWALLAVIAVHVSGALYHGFRNDGIVRRMLHL
- a CDS encoding dihydrolipoamide acetyltransferase family protein; its protein translation is MDVLMPQLGETVTEGTVAAWHKQVGDRVEADEIILDVETDKVSMEIPSPGSGTLAKILVEAGETVAVGTVLAVVQVEGEAAVEPESTPARAASPAVAAQGANGSNGAAVVEAGAPQAAARRVAGRRAGERLSPAVRRLAAEHGLELGRIEGTGRDGRITRRDVIRYLQNPPAAERGPSPGARPQTGTPGAAPRPAAEPAALRDTGRARAPVSLQGGVVPFNRIRKLTAEHMVRSKATSPHVLQAVEVDFANVDRVRKAVREAWRGRHGYSLTYLPFIASAVCEALREFPHLNASVDGDSLVLHEQVNLAIAVDLGPEGLVAPVIHSAETRSVAQLAEAIQDVASRARQGRLKPDDLSGGTYTLSNSGTFGTLITAPIINQPQVAILSTDGVRKKPVVIEQPEGDAIAIRPVGILAQSFDHRAVDGAYSAAFLDRVRKILERSEWSVEI